The following proteins are encoded in a genomic region of Bos javanicus breed banteng chromosome 20, ARS-OSU_banteng_1.0, whole genome shotgun sequence:
- the GPX8 gene encoding probable glutathione peroxidase 8 isoform X1, with amino-acid sequence MEPLTAYPLRCSGPKAKAFAVLLSMVLCTVMLFLLQLKFLKPKINSFYTFEVKDANGRVVSLEKFKGKVALVVNVASDCQLTDRNYLALQELHKEFGPFHFSVLAFPCNQFGESEPRPSKEVVSFARNNFGVTFPIFHKIKILGSEAEPAFRFLVDSSKKEPRWNFWKYLVNPEGQVVKTWRPEEPIEVIRPEIAALIRQMIIKKKEDL; translated from the exons ATGGAGCCTCTCACAGCCTACCCTTTGAGATGTTCAGGGCCCAAAGCAAAGGCATTTGCAGTCTTGCTGTCTATGGTTCTGTGCACAGTAATGCTATTCCTCCTACAACTCAAATTCCTAAAGCCTAAAATCAACAGCTTTTATACCTTTGAAGTGAAAGATGCAAATGGAAGGGTGGTTTCTCTGGAAAAGTTTAAAGGCAAA GTTGCACTAGTTGTAAACGTGGCTAGTGACTGCCAACTCACAGACAGAAATTACTTAGCACTGCAGGAACTGCACAAAGAGTTTGGACCATTCCACTTCAGCGTCTTGGCTTTTCCATGCAATCAGTTTGGAGAATCGGAGCCCCGCCCGAGCAAGGAAGTAGTATCTTTTGCAAGAAATAACTTCGGAGTAACATTCCCCATCTTCCACAAGATTAAGATTCTAGGATCCGAAGCAGAACCTGCATTTAGATTTCTTGTTG ATTCTTCAAAGAAGGAACCAAGGTGGAACTTTTGGAAGTATCTGGTCAACCCTGAAGGTCAAGTTGTGAAGACCTGGAGGCCAGAGGAACCCATTGAAGTCATCAGGCCTGAGATAGCAGCTCTGATTAGACAAAtgattataaaaaagaaagaggatcTATGA
- the CDC20B gene encoding cell division cycle protein 20 homolog B isoform X3 → MEWKLERAARRRVRTEEEILWEDVMRVLDKDMKQRRGQVSPKVFNVVNTTYSNFTSNLAKRLSAEVPVASSPITTRWRQSQAGDVTALSFGEEHSTADLPEAVLKMTPEKETLTPGSYKEPLKTPNKGSSGTNNSAFQFGKAPHALNRGWKDKVASKDPKCLNQLFSTQNVAQQVNGSMQFCERSQCTWKGCRDGVRDGYFQRFSDINYSILQPEVKIHLTGLRNDYYLNILDWNFQNLIAIALGSSVYVWNGDNHNRIENMYFSLPCNYVSSVSWMTEGTCLAVGTSEGEIQLWDVVTKKRLRNMLGHLSVVGALSWNHYILSSGSRLGRVYHHDVRVAQHHVGTLQHTQAVCGLKWAPGGRLLSSGCSDGLLTIWPYDPGANAQGPPLKVMHQSTAVKAIDWCPWQTEVLAVGGGMKDGRLHILDISTGQSIQTPSTDSQICSLTWLPKTKEIATGQGSPKNDVTMWTCPGLARSRGFFGIMK, encoded by the exons GTATTTAATGTAGTTAACACTACATACTCTAACTTCACCAGCAACTTGGCAAAGAGACTATCAGCTGAAGTTCCTGTTGCCAGTAGCCCGATTACCACAAGATGGCGGCAGAGCCAAGCTGGGGATGTGACAGCCCTTTCCTTTGGGGAAGAGCATTCAACTGCTGACCTCCCAGAAGCTGTGCTGAAGATGACTCCTGAGAAAGAGACCTTGACTCCAG GATCCTACAAGGAACCACTGAAGACCCCCAACAAAGGAAGTTCTGGAACAAATAACTCTGCTTTCCAGTTTGGCAAGGCCCCTCATGCACTGAACAGAGGCTGGAAGGATAAAGTTGCTTCAAAAGACCCG aaatgcttAAATCAGCTATTTTCAACCCAGAACGTGGCTCAGCAGGTTAATGGGAGCATGCAGTTCTGTGAGCGATCCCAATGCACTTGGAAAG GCTGCAGAGATGGAGTCAGAGATGGATACTTCCAAAGATTCAGTGATATAAACTATTCCATACTCCAACCAGAGGTGAAGATTCATCTTACAGGTCTTCGAAATGACTATT ATCTGAATATCCTGGACTGgaattttcaaaatcttattgCCATAGCCCTTGGATCTTCTGTATACGTCTGGAATGGGGATAATCACAACAGAATTGAAAATATGTACTTCAGTCTCCCTTGTAACTACGTGTCTTCTGTGTCCTGGATGACAGAGGGGACCTGCCTGGCTGTTGGTACCAGCGAGGGAGAAATACAA ttatgggATGTGGTCACTAAAAAGCGACTGAGAAATATGCTTGGCCATTTGTCAGTAGTTGGGGCTCTAAGCTGGAATCACTATATCCTCAGCAG TGGATCGAGACTGGGCCGTGTTTATCATCACGACGTTCGGGTAGCCCAACACCATGTTGGAACTCTTCAACACACACAAGCTGTGTGTGGTCTGAAGTGGGCGCCGGGTGGCAGGCTGCTTTCCAGTGGCTGTAGTGATGGACTGCTAACTATATGGCCCTATGATCCAGGTGCAAATGCACAGGGTCCCCCACTAAAAGTCATGCATCAATCTACAGCAGTCAAG GCCATTGATTGGTGTCCCTGGCAGACTGAAGTCCTCGCTGTTGGAGGAGGAATGAAGGATGGACGCTTACACATCCTGGACATAAGTACTGGGCAGAGCATCCAAACCCCAAGCACAGACTCACAG ATTTGTTCCCTAACCTGGCTACCTAAGACAAAGGAGATTGCAACTGGCCAAGGTTCTCCCAAGAATGATGTGACTATGTGGACCTGTCCTGGTCTGGCCAGGTCACGTGGATTTTTTG GGATAATGAAGTGA
- the CDC20B gene encoding cell division cycle protein 20 homolog B isoform X4 has protein sequence MEWKLERAARRRVRTEEEILWEDVMRVLDKDMKQRRGQVSPKVFNVVNTTYSNFTSNLAKRLSAEVPVASSPITTRWRQSQAGDVTALSFGEEHSTADLPEAVLKMTPEKETLTPGSYKEPLKTPNKGSSGTNNSAFQFGKAPHALNRGWKDKVASKDPKCLNQLFSTQNVAQQVNGSMQFCERSQCTWKGCRDGVRDGYFQRFSDINYSILQPEVKIHLTGLRNDYYLNILDWNFQNLIAIALGSSVYVWNGDNHNRIENMYFSLPCNYVSSVSWMTEGTCLAVGTSEGEIQLWDVVTKKRLRNMLGHLSVVGALSWNHYILSSGSRLGRVYHHDVRVAQHHVGTLQHTQAVCGLKWAPGGRLLSSGCSDGLLTIWPYDPGANAQGPPLKVMHQSTAVKDFSGGSDGEESACNVGDPGLIPTSGRSPEEGNAYPLQYSCLENPMDRGAWQATVHRITVGHD, from the exons GTATTTAATGTAGTTAACACTACATACTCTAACTTCACCAGCAACTTGGCAAAGAGACTATCAGCTGAAGTTCCTGTTGCCAGTAGCCCGATTACCACAAGATGGCGGCAGAGCCAAGCTGGGGATGTGACAGCCCTTTCCTTTGGGGAAGAGCATTCAACTGCTGACCTCCCAGAAGCTGTGCTGAAGATGACTCCTGAGAAAGAGACCTTGACTCCAG GATCCTACAAGGAACCACTGAAGACCCCCAACAAAGGAAGTTCTGGAACAAATAACTCTGCTTTCCAGTTTGGCAAGGCCCCTCATGCACTGAACAGAGGCTGGAAGGATAAAGTTGCTTCAAAAGACCCG aaatgcttAAATCAGCTATTTTCAACCCAGAACGTGGCTCAGCAGGTTAATGGGAGCATGCAGTTCTGTGAGCGATCCCAATGCACTTGGAAAG GCTGCAGAGATGGAGTCAGAGATGGATACTTCCAAAGATTCAGTGATATAAACTATTCCATACTCCAACCAGAGGTGAAGATTCATCTTACAGGTCTTCGAAATGACTATT ATCTGAATATCCTGGACTGgaattttcaaaatcttattgCCATAGCCCTTGGATCTTCTGTATACGTCTGGAATGGGGATAATCACAACAGAATTGAAAATATGTACTTCAGTCTCCCTTGTAACTACGTGTCTTCTGTGTCCTGGATGACAGAGGGGACCTGCCTGGCTGTTGGTACCAGCGAGGGAGAAATACAA ttatgggATGTGGTCACTAAAAAGCGACTGAGAAATATGCTTGGCCATTTGTCAGTAGTTGGGGCTCTAAGCTGGAATCACTATATCCTCAGCAG TGGATCGAGACTGGGCCGTGTTTATCATCACGACGTTCGGGTAGCCCAACACCATGTTGGAACTCTTCAACACACACAAGCTGTGTGTGGTCTGAAGTGGGCGCCGGGTGGCAGGCTGCTTTCCAGTGGCTGTAGTGATGGACTGCTAACTATATGGCCCTATGATCCAGGTGCAAATGCACAGGGTCCCCCACTAAAAGTCATGCATCAATCTACAGCAGTCAAG gatttctctggtggctcagatggtgaagaatctgcctgcaatgtgggagacccaggtttgatccctacgtcaggaagatcccctgaagaagggaatgcctacccactccagtattcttgcctggagaatcccatggacagaggagcctggcaggctacagtccacaggatcacagtcggacatgactga
- the GPX8 gene encoding probable glutathione peroxidase 8 isoform X2, whose protein sequence is MEPLTAYPLRCSGPKAKAFAVLLSMVLCTVMLFLLQLKFLKPKINSFYTFEVKDANGRVVSLEKFKGKILQRRNQGGTFGSIWSTLKVKL, encoded by the exons ATGGAGCCTCTCACAGCCTACCCTTTGAGATGTTCAGGGCCCAAAGCAAAGGCATTTGCAGTCTTGCTGTCTATGGTTCTGTGCACAGTAATGCTATTCCTCCTACAACTCAAATTCCTAAAGCCTAAAATCAACAGCTTTTATACCTTTGAAGTGAAAGATGCAAATGGAAGGGTGGTTTCTCTGGAAAAGTTTAAAGGCAAA ATTCTTCAAAGAAGGAACCAAGGTGGAACTTTTGGAAGTATCTGGTCAACCCTGAAGGTCAAGTTGTGA